The Opitutaceae bacterium nucleotide sequence TGCCTCCTGCTTCAGAAACGCCGACACAACGGCGTTGCGACACTTCCGATTTGATGGAGCCACTTCGCTGTGCGAAGTTCTGAATCGAGGCGTAAAGCCTCTCCTACCGATCAACCGATGAGTTCTGACAGTCCGGATGCAATATTCCTGCCGTGTCGAAGTGCCCGTAATGACGAACCACCCTCTCACCCGCCATGCTTGAAGAACTGAAACGCGAAGCCTTCGAAGCCAACCTGCTCCTGCCCAGGCTGGGGCTGATCAACCTGACCTTCGGCAATGCCAGCGCGCTTGATCGAAAACGCGGCATCTTTGCGATCAAGCCGAGCGGGGTCGACTACGACGTGCTCAAGGTCGGGGACATGGTCCTGGTCGATCTGGATGGCAAGGTGGTCGAGGGCACGATGAATCCGTCCTCCGACACCCCGACCCACCGCCGCCTCTACCTCGGGTTCGACTCGATCGGCGGAGTGGTTCACACCCATTCCTCCGGCGCCACCGCCTTCGCCCAGGCCGGACGCGCCGTGCCCATCTTCGGGACGACCCACGCCGACTATTTCTACGGGGAGATCCCGGTTACCCGGAAGATGACGGCGGAGGAGATCTCCGGCGCCTACGAGTGGGAGACGGGCAATGTCATTCTCGAGCGTTTCAAGGACATCGATCCACTCGACCGGCCGGCCGTGCTGGTCAACCGTCACGGCCCCTTCACCTGGGGACCGACCGTGGCCAAGGCGGTCGAGGTGGCGGTGGCGGCCGAATGCTGCGCCGACCTGGCCCGGATGTCCCTCCAGCTTGCGCCCGACCTGACCGAGATCGAGCCCGAGCTGCTGAACAAGCACTTCAAGCGCAAGCACGGCCCCGGTGCCTATTACGGCCAGAAGGGTTGACGGACGAAAACAATACGTAGTATAGACCGTAGGGTTTTGAGGGAGAAAACCAAACGTAGCCTGCTACGTAGGGTTCTGCGAACAGACCGATACAGCGGACTGCGGCATGACCTCGTTCTCCATCCGGTCGATTCTCTCCGACCGGGAACGGCTGGAGGCACCCGGCAGGAACTCAGCCCACTCTGGCCGTGGCTGCTTTCCGGGCCAGGCGTTCGGCCTGGAAGCGCGGATCCCTCAGGGTCATGGCGAGAACGGTGGCGGTGACCCCGGCGCCAAAGGCGATGGGAAAGATCATCCGGTAGTCGTTGCCGAGCAGCTTGATCAGGTAGCCTCCTCCGGCCGCCGCCAATGTGCGTCCGACGGCGAAGCAGATATTGTAGGTGCCCGCCACCTGCCCGATGATGTCCCTTGGGATGAACTCGGTGAAGAAGGGTTTCTGGGTCAGGTTGCAGATGAGCATCCCGAAGCCAAAGGCCACGGCGAGTATGGTCAGATCATTCCCGTCGGCCGCGAAGTAGCCGAAGGCGCATCCGGCCAGGCCCAACCCATAGCCGGCGACCAGGGCCCATTGCTTGGGCAGGTACTTTTCCACCGCCAGCCCCATCGGGAT carries:
- the araD gene encoding L-ribulose-5-phosphate 4-epimerase AraD, which encodes MLEELKREAFEANLLLPRLGLINLTFGNASALDRKRGIFAIKPSGVDYDVLKVGDMVLVDLDGKVVEGTMNPSSDTPTHRRLYLGFDSIGGVVHTHSSGATAFAQAGRAVPIFGTTHADYFYGEIPVTRKMTAEEISGAYEWETGNVILERFKDIDPLDRPAVLVNRHGPFTWGPTVAKAVEVAVAAECCADLARMSLQLAPDLTEIEPELLNKHFKRKHGPGAYYGQKG